A single region of the Candidatus Hadarchaeales archaeon genome encodes:
- a CDS encoding SufD family Fe-S cluster assembly protein, with product MSGEEVLIGEGWKFKRTAKAWGPCQLSELPRDIAERAQEVGVRPDMNDRSGAYFQIDHSVVFSRIQKAFEGKAEIMSVRDAMKKYKWLEKFVWSIIDKEADEYTRLAANEWDNGYFIRIFENQKITLPLQACLFISTNNLDQNVHNVILAEPGSEAHIITGCTVHPNVRSGLHVGISEFFVKENAKLTFTMIHAWGEELIVRPRTGVLLEDGATFVSNYVSLKPVRSLQMFPTAYCRGDGSRAVFNSIIYGSGESKIDAGTKILLEGKKSRGEIISRSVAADRADMTARGLLIGKDKESRGHLECMGLILSEGAVIRAFPELIAEVEGTELSHEAAVGKIAEEQIFYLMSRGFSEDEARSLIVKGFMNPNILTDLPEPLKMEIEKMIELTMKKKL from the coding sequence ATGTCTGGAGAAGAGGTGTTGATTGGCGAGGGGTGGAAATTTAAGAGAACAGCTAAGGCTTGGGGTCCCTGCCAGCTTTCTGAGCTCCCAAGGGATATAGCTGAAAGAGCGCAAGAGGTCGGAGTTAGGCCAGATATGAATGATAGATCCGGGGCGTATTTTCAGATAGATCATTCTGTTGTGTTCTCAAGGATCCAGAAAGCTTTCGAAGGAAAGGCTGAAATCATGAGCGTGAGGGATGCCATGAAAAAATATAAATGGCTTGAAAAATTTGTCTGGTCGATCATCGACAAAGAAGCGGATGAATACACCCGATTGGCAGCAAATGAATGGGACAACGGTTATTTCATCAGGATTTTTGAAAATCAAAAAATAACGCTGCCACTACAAGCATGTCTTTTCATCTCCACAAACAATTTGGACCAAAATGTACACAATGTGATACTCGCCGAGCCAGGGTCGGAAGCACATATAATAACCGGTTGTACCGTGCATCCAAATGTTCGCAGTGGGCTACACGTTGGAATTTCCGAATTTTTCGTCAAAGAAAACGCAAAACTGACATTCACGATGATCCACGCGTGGGGAGAAGAACTGATTGTCAGACCGAGAACCGGAGTATTGCTCGAAGATGGTGCTACGTTTGTGAGCAACTATGTTTCGTTGAAGCCTGTCAGAAGTCTACAGATGTTTCCAACCGCCTACTGTCGCGGGGATGGGTCAAGAGCTGTTTTCAATTCCATAATCTACGGCTCTGGAGAATCTAAGATAGACGCTGGGACAAAGATACTCTTGGAAGGAAAGAAAAGTAGGGGTGAAATAATTTCGAGATCTGTTGCGGCCGACCGGGCTGATATGACTGCCAGGGGACTGCTAATCGGGAAAGATAAGGAGAGTCGGGGGCACCTGGAGTGCATGGGATTGATACTTTCAGAAGGTGCTGTGATCAGAGCGTTTCCGGAACTTATAGCCGAGGTCGAGGGGACGGAACTCTCACATGAGGCGGCGGTGGGAAAGATCGCGGAGGAACAAATTTTTTACCTCATGTCTCGTGGCTTCTCAGAAGACGAGGCAAGATCTCTCATAGTGAAGGGTTTTATGAATCCGAATATTCTCACAGATCTCCCAGAACCGCTTAAAATGGAAATTGAAAAAATGATTGAACTCACCATGAAAAAGAAACTTTAA
- a CDS encoding ABC transporter ATP-binding protein gives MFTQRMLISLLRERNFIHINEIDRVFMDMLKIEKLSVEIAGRKILHDVELEIPSGEVHVIFGPNGSGKSSLIMSILGHPAYKVVSGRIIFDGRDITNLPLNERVKLGLGVAYQSPPAVKGVKLKTIVTRLSNEERILGLTRSLNLSQEILERDLNVGFSGGEIKRSEILQVMAQNPKFAIFDEPDSGVDVENLHAIGRIIGEFLEERSGLLVTHTGHILKHVRVHRAHVIINGTVACSGDPEKIFNQIMRNGYKWCEKCLEKRC, from the coding sequence ATGTTCACACAACGTATGTTAATATCTCTGCTTCGAGAAAGAAACTTCATTCATATAAACGAAATTGACAGAGTTTTTATGGACATGTTGAAGATCGAAAAACTTTCAGTTGAAATCGCTGGAAGGAAAATACTTCACGATGTAGAGTTAGAAATTCCTAGCGGAGAAGTACATGTGATCTTCGGACCTAATGGTTCAGGGAAGTCTTCGCTGATTATGAGTATTCTCGGTCACCCAGCTTACAAAGTTGTAAGCGGGAGAATAATCTTTGACGGTCGAGATATAACGAACCTGCCGCTTAATGAACGCGTTAAACTTGGGCTTGGCGTAGCCTATCAGTCGCCACCCGCCGTGAAAGGTGTCAAACTGAAAACCATTGTAACCAGACTGAGTAATGAGGAGAGAATACTTGGATTGACGCGAAGTCTTAACCTATCGCAGGAGATTCTAGAACGCGATCTCAATGTAGGATTTTCGGGCGGTGAAATCAAGCGTTCGGAGATCCTGCAGGTAATGGCACAAAATCCGAAGTTTGCTATATTTGATGAACCAGATTCGGGGGTCGACGTAGAGAACTTACACGCGATAGGTAGGATCATAGGAGAATTCCTCGAAGAAAGAAGCGGTTTACTTGTCACACACACGGGGCACATTTTGAAACATGTAAGAGTTCACAGGGCACACGTTATTATAAATGGTACCGTCGCTTGCAGTGGCGATCCTGAGAAGATCTTTAACCAAATAATGAGAAACGGATACAAATGGTGCGAAAAATGTCTGGAGAAGAGGTGTTGA
- the engB gene encoding GTP-binding protein EngB, whose translation MQPEVVFVGRSNVGKSSLIRALTGLQVRVGRRPGLTRRILRYPLDGLSIVDMPGFGFMAGLPRKVQEKVKTQIVRYLEGNKEKILFAIEVLDVRAFLEICKRWEKRNQIPVDVEMFYFLDELGLDPILAINKIDIIHPLDRDFILDAICEKLGMLPPWRQWLDIVVPVSARTGEGLKELRALILDRLKRKKAEHLIKCFKKF comes from the coding sequence GTGCAGCCAGAGGTTGTTTTCGTCGGCAGGTCGAATGTTGGCAAGTCCAGCCTGATAAGAGCACTTACGGGACTGCAGGTCAGAGTGGGAAGAAGACCCGGACTCACTAGGAGAATTTTGAGGTATCCTCTTGATGGTCTCTCGATTGTTGATATGCCAGGTTTTGGCTTCATGGCTGGTTTACCCAGAAAAGTTCAAGAAAAAGTAAAAACGCAAATTGTCAGATATCTGGAGGGGAATAAGGAAAAGATACTCTTTGCCATAGAGGTTCTCGATGTCAGAGCGTTTTTAGAAATATGCAAGCGATGGGAGAAAAGAAACCAGATTCCAGTGGATGTTGAGATGTTTTATTTCCTCGATGAGTTGGGTCTTGATCCGATTTTGGCGATCAACAAAATTGACATCATCCATCCGCTAGATAGAGATTTCATTTTGGATGCTATTTGCGAAAAACTTGGTATGTTGCCTCCTTGGCGGCAATGGCTAGACATAGTAGTTCCAGTTTCAGCGAGAACTGGCGAGGGCCTAAAGGAGCTTCGAGCTCTTATACTCGATAGGCTCAAAAGAAAGAAAGCGGAACATTTGATAAAGTGTTTTAAGAAGTTCTGA
- a CDS encoding macro domain-containing protein, translated as MGKLEITLLVGDLTKQEADAITNPANSLMFMGGGAAGALKKAGGEEIEKEARMKAPIPVGKAVATTAGRLKAKFVIHAPTMERPAMPTTREKVYLATKAAIECADEVGAKSLVIPGMGTGVGGLSFEEAAEAMISAIKEISKKLKNLQKIILCDINEQMVKAWRKELERQGLL; from the coding sequence ATGGGGAAATTAGAAATAACGCTTCTGGTTGGAGATCTAACAAAGCAGGAGGCCGACGCGATTACGAATCCTGCCAACAGTTTGATGTTCATGGGCGGGGGTGCAGCCGGAGCTCTGAAAAAAGCAGGAGGAGAAGAGATAGAAAAAGAAGCTCGGATGAAGGCGCCCATACCAGTGGGAAAGGCAGTGGCAACGACTGCGGGTAGACTGAAAGCGAAATTTGTCATTCATGCCCCCACGATGGAACGTCCTGCCATGCCAACAACTAGAGAAAAGGTCTATCTTGCCACAAAGGCTGCAATAGAATGTGCTGACGAGGTTGGCGCAAAGAGTTTAGTGATCCCCGGAATGGGCACAGGAGTGGGTGGTTTATCTTTTGAGGAGGCCGCGGAGGCAATGATTTCCGCTATCAAAGAGATTTCTAAGAAATTAAAAAATCTTCAAAAAATAATTCTTTGTGACATAAACGAGCAAATGGTCAAAGCTTGGAGAAAGGAACTAGAGCGGCAAGGTTTACTTTGA
- a CDS encoding HAD family hydrolase produces MSSQKIQAKAVIFDTDGTLVDTLPRFFVVFNELIAQEGGKTISWDEFLKRYIDDTLDDVILERLGPETDLHKFWLKFLERYREEDAGNKPINGSLETLKKLKEKGIPIAVITSCILPAQRLKLELDSLGLGEFVDTIVTGRDAIKDLNEKHHFSKEEIFRIAIEKLGVKPQECVIVGDYWNDIRDGKKVGAKTVAVLTGLMRRELLEKYGPDAVIKSIADLLEVVEFSK; encoded by the coding sequence ATGTCTAGTCAAAAAATCCAAGCTAAGGCTGTAATTTTCGACACCGATGGGACTCTCGTTGATACTCTTCCTAGGTTTTTCGTGGTCTTCAACGAACTCATCGCACAAGAGGGTGGGAAAACTATCAGCTGGGACGAGTTTCTGAAGAGGTACATCGACGACACACTTGATGATGTGATTCTAGAAAGACTCGGACCTGAAACAGACTTGCACAAGTTCTGGCTGAAATTTTTGGAGAGATACAGAGAGGAGGATGCGGGAAACAAACCGATCAATGGAAGTTTAGAAACTCTCAAAAAACTTAAGGAAAAGGGAATTCCCATTGCCGTCATCACAAGCTGCATTCTCCCTGCCCAAAGATTAAAGCTAGAGTTAGATTCGCTCGGTCTTGGAGAATTTGTGGACACGATCGTGACGGGCAGGGATGCTATAAAAGACCTGAATGAAAAACATCACTTCTCCAAGGAAGAAATCTTTAGGATTGCGATTGAAAAGCTAGGCGTCAAACCGCAGGAATGCGTAATAGTCGGAGACTACTGGAACGACATCAGAGATGGGAAAAAGGTTGGAGCAAAAACTGTCGCGGTCTTGACTGGGCTGATGCGACGCGAGTTGCTAGAGAAATATGGGCCCGATGCGGTGATTAAAAGCATTGCAGATCTGCTCGAGGTTGTAGAATTCTCAAAGTAA
- a CDS encoding 7-cyano-7-deazaguanine synthase, whose product MERRNAINLISGGVDSVTTAYYVNKVLKPAKQLLIFCNYGQRTYVEEEFCIKKISELLGVPLKIIDLRWLGEISTSLLTKPDVPIPETKTEDLWDPDKAKQRILRWWDPCRNAILLLVGLAHAESFYISKGERYDVYIGIRRETPVRMKDNTPEFMDEMNRLAEHATHHGGYRLLAPLIEHDKDMVVKLGESLGVPWEYTYSCYQGGGLKDVGGRILPVHCGICSNCRRRAIAFKDAGVKDPSIYAKPPI is encoded by the coding sequence ATGGAAAGAAGAAACGCCATAAATCTGATCTCAGGTGGGGTAGACTCCGTTACTACTGCCTATTACGTCAACAAAGTTTTGAAGCCAGCCAAGCAGCTTCTCATATTCTGCAACTACGGACAAAGGACATATGTTGAGGAGGAGTTTTGCATAAAAAAGATTTCGGAGCTTTTGGGTGTTCCGCTCAAAATAATCGATCTCCGCTGGCTCGGGGAGATAAGCACATCTCTGCTCACGAAGCCAGACGTGCCTATCCCGGAAACGAAAACAGAAGATCTTTGGGATCCGGACAAAGCAAAACAAAGAATACTACGATGGTGGGACCCATGCAGGAATGCGATTCTTCTTCTCGTGGGTCTTGCACATGCGGAATCCTTCTATATTTCAAAGGGAGAAAGATATGATGTTTACATTGGAATAAGACGGGAGACTCCTGTGAGGATGAAGGATAATACCCCCGAATTCATGGATGAGATGAACAGACTCGCAGAACATGCGACCCATCACGGTGGATATAGACTACTTGCTCCACTGATCGAGCATGACAAGGACATGGTCGTGAAGCTAGGCGAGTCTCTTGGAGTTCCTTGGGAATACACGTACAGCTGTTATCAGGGCGGTGGACTTAAAGATGTGGGTGGGAGGATTCTGCCCGTCCACTGTGGAATCTGCTCAAATTGCAGAAGAAGGGCCATAGCTTTTAAAGATGCAGGCGTCAAGGATCCAAGCATCTACGCAAAACCGCCCATCTAG
- a CDS encoding methyltransferase domain-containing protein, with protein sequence MIVKFKPVILPVITKWVAEKILKSGDGELEVSLDLGLSKAKVTISGGLVSLPTGDVISLKVLEKLEEGDVYIVRENEIFKAEFFAEGKYYRLFAPYPEDAPTLEISGIRMHRTEEVTPWEDAKMKVVSIKVFPNASVLDIGTGLGYTAIWSINFGASSIMTIEKDQNVLKMAEINPWSRKLADTRITILLGDASELIEKFDDCLFDRVINDPPRFALAGELYSREFYYEIFRVLKPKGWLYHYVGEPGKRRRKDIPAGVIKRLKECGFEKIRRQDVGIVARKPAGV encoded by the coding sequence ATGATAGTAAAATTTAAACCGGTGATTTTGCCGGTTATCACAAAATGGGTTGCGGAAAAAATTCTCAAATCCGGCGATGGAGAGTTAGAGGTCTCTCTCGATCTCGGTTTATCAAAAGCAAAAGTGACTATCTCCGGTGGTTTGGTCAGTCTTCCAACTGGCGATGTTATCAGTTTGAAAGTTTTAGAAAAATTGGAAGAGGGGGACGTTTACATTGTTCGCGAAAACGAGATTTTCAAGGCAGAGTTTTTTGCCGAAGGTAAGTATTATCGATTGTTTGCTCCTTATCCAGAAGATGCTCCAACACTAGAAATCTCCGGAATAAGAATGCATAGGACGGAAGAAGTGACTCCATGGGAGGATGCAAAGATGAAAGTGGTATCCATAAAGGTTTTCCCCAATGCATCCGTGCTGGATATAGGAACCGGGCTGGGTTACACGGCCATATGGTCGATCAACTTCGGTGCTTCCTCCATAATGACAATTGAAAAAGACCAGAATGTTTTAAAAATGGCGGAGATTAACCCTTGGTCGAGGAAGCTCGCCGATACAAGAATAACCATCCTACTCGGAGACGCGTCGGAGTTGATCGAAAAATTCGACGATTGTTTGTTCGACAGAGTGATAAACGATCCTCCCCGCTTTGCCTTGGCAGGAGAACTCTACAGCCGGGAGTTTTATTATGAGATTTTCAGGGTTTTAAAACCAAAAGGGTGGCTTTATCACTACGTCGGAGAACCAGGGAAACGGAGAAGAAAGGACATACCGGCAGGAGTTATAAAAAGGTTAAAGGAGTGCGGTTTTGAAAAAATCCGTAGGCAGGATGTAGGAATCGTAGCCAGAAAACCGGCAGGTGTCTGA
- a CDS encoding rhomboid family intramembrane serine protease produces MVRKKRNGRIIDFIPGIFGSMVFVLLCILFFVSGFKGESSYLSLSLDKPWGIFTSTYVHADFNHLWNNISAILIFSSMIFVVNMWVPKKIRKTISSTMLVLLFFTGPLVGSLEYLIWLATSSFDVSSVGASDVVYAVSALALVSFGLNIPIFWKVSSGRRKSRAATFLFIVGIFIVFIFFFSLIQSPEVFFSVAPGVDVLAHVFGFIIGLLVSFRFLLPVYRRLM; encoded by the coding sequence TTGGTCAGAAAGAAAAGAAATGGACGCATCATAGATTTCATACCGGGAATATTCGGGTCCATGGTTTTTGTTTTGCTCTGCATTCTGTTTTTCGTCAGTGGATTCAAAGGGGAATCATCTTACTTGAGTCTTTCATTGGATAAGCCATGGGGAATTTTTACGTCGACCTACGTGCATGCGGATTTTAATCATCTCTGGAACAATATTTCGGCCATCCTAATTTTCTCATCAATGATTTTCGTCGTAAACATGTGGGTACCTAAAAAAATCAGAAAAACCATAAGTTCGACTATGCTTGTTCTTCTTTTCTTCACCGGACCTCTGGTGGGTTCCTTAGAGTATCTGATTTGGCTAGCTACTAGTAGTTTTGACGTTTCTTCGGTTGGAGCTTCCGATGTCGTCTATGCGGTCTCTGCTCTCGCTCTGGTTTCATTTGGTCTAAACATTCCGATTTTCTGGAAGGTGTCATCTGGGCGCAGAAAAAGTCGTGCTGCGACCTTTCTTTTTATCGTCGGGATTTTCATAGTTTTTATTTTCTTCTTTTCACTCATACAATCCCCGGAGGTTTTTTTCAGTGTGGCTCCTGGCGTTGACGTTTTAGCGCATGTCTTTGGCTTTATCATAGGGCTACTCGTTTCCTTCCGTTTTCTCCTTCCGGTTTACCGGCGGCTGATGTAG
- the prf1 gene encoding peptide chain release factor aRF-1: protein MTTKDAKFRYQFKKMVEELEAFRGRGTELISVYIPPDFDMAKVLQQLREEYGTAANIKSKSTRKNVQAAIERIIQFLQSYMRTNKKPPETGLAIFAGNVAEREDYTDIQLYWIEPPEPITTRLYRCDQQFVVEPLKEMLEVKETLGVLVMDGNEATIATVRGKHVEIVRRLTSGIPGKHSKGGQSARRFERLREIATHEYHKRVAEAAAEVFLQIPDLKRILIGGPGPHKEDFLKEELLHPELKKKIAAVIDTGYTDEQGVKEVVNKAEEVLGELEIVQEKKIFQKFMEEVAKESGLAVYGKEKVREALEHGLVDTLLISEAFGEVTATIRCLNCNNQFQKTVKNIETLKRQLLSQECSVCGEKQLQIVETKDAVREFLDLAERFNANVHFISTETEEGEQFYRGFGGIAAILRYKTA, encoded by the coding sequence ATGACGACAAAGGACGCGAAATTCCGCTACCAGTTCAAGAAGATGGTGGAGGAACTGGAGGCTTTCAGGGGCAGGGGAACCGAGTTGATATCAGTATATATCCCACCCGATTTCGACATGGCGAAAGTTCTTCAGCAGCTCAGAGAAGAGTATGGTACGGCAGCGAACATAAAGTCGAAGTCTACACGAAAAAACGTCCAAGCCGCAATTGAGAGAATAATCCAGTTCCTCCAAAGTTATATGAGAACGAATAAAAAGCCACCCGAGACCGGGCTAGCAATCTTTGCAGGAAACGTTGCAGAAAGGGAAGACTATACGGATATCCAGCTCTACTGGATAGAACCACCGGAGCCCATAACAACGAGACTCTACAGATGTGATCAACAGTTTGTCGTAGAACCCTTGAAAGAAATGCTGGAAGTTAAAGAGACACTCGGGGTGCTCGTTATGGACGGAAACGAGGCAACAATTGCTACTGTGCGGGGAAAGCACGTAGAAATCGTCAGGAGATTGACTTCCGGAATTCCCGGAAAGCACAGTAAAGGGGGGCAGTCAGCCAGGAGATTTGAAAGATTACGGGAAATAGCCACACATGAGTATCACAAGAGGGTGGCGGAAGCGGCGGCCGAAGTTTTCTTGCAGATTCCGGATCTGAAACGCATTTTGATCGGTGGTCCTGGTCCGCATAAGGAGGATTTTCTGAAGGAGGAGCTTCTCCATCCGGAACTCAAAAAGAAAATCGCCGCTGTAATCGATACAGGATACACAGATGAGCAAGGTGTGAAGGAGGTCGTCAATAAGGCCGAGGAGGTTTTGGGCGAACTTGAGATAGTGCAGGAAAAAAAGATTTTTCAAAAATTCATGGAGGAAGTTGCCAAAGAATCTGGCTTGGCTGTTTATGGTAAGGAAAAAGTGAGGGAAGCCCTTGAGCACGGTTTGGTCGATACTCTTCTGATATCTGAGGCGTTTGGTGAGGTTACAGCAACCATAAGATGTCTAAATTGTAATAATCAGTTTCAGAAAACCGTGAAAAACATTGAAACCCTGAAAAGACAGCTTCTCTCACAGGAGTGCTCCGTCTGTGGAGAAAAACAATTGCAGATCGTGGAGACAAAAGACGCAGTCCGAGAGTTCCTTGATTTAGCCGAAAGATTCAACGCGAACGTACACTTCATCTCCACTGAAACGGAGGAGGGGGAGCAATTTTATAGAGGGTTCGGTGGAATCGCCGCGATTTTGAGATATAAAACAGCATAA
- a CDS encoding adenosylhomocysteinase has protein sequence MKPKDIGERMLNWAESRMPVLAEVRRELSKKKPLKGLKVGMALHVEAKTGVLVRALRDAGAEIAIAGCNPLSTKDEVAEALAEEGNFVYAKRGESEQEYYRNLEKVLSHAPDLIIDDGGDLTVLAHEKHPEFERLIGGCEETTTGVMRLRAMEKDGALKIPVIAVNDTPAKRLFDNRFGTAESTLQAIMSITNTLIAGKCVVVVGYGYVGRGIASRARGLGANVIVVETDPIRALEAAMDGFRVGSMKEAVRDGDIFITATGNVNVIRPEHMQKMRDGAILANAGHFNVEIDLKGLEKLATSEREIIEDVKEFKLRNGKRLYLLTEGRLVNLAGKRSLGHPIEIMDMSFSLQALCTVYLAKHGTELEPKVYQVPEEIDKKVAKLKLRSLKIKMEKLTAEQKNYLKSWKFGT, from the coding sequence ATGAAACCCAAAGATATCGGGGAAAGAATGCTAAACTGGGCCGAATCACGCATGCCAGTTCTGGCCGAAGTGAGACGGGAGCTCTCGAAAAAGAAACCATTGAAAGGACTCAAGGTGGGAATGGCGCTACATGTAGAAGCCAAAACTGGTGTACTTGTCAGGGCACTACGCGATGCGGGGGCAGAAATCGCTATTGCAGGATGTAATCCGCTTTCGACCAAGGATGAAGTTGCTGAAGCCCTTGCGGAGGAAGGTAATTTTGTATACGCGAAAAGAGGGGAAAGCGAACAAGAATATTATCGAAACCTCGAAAAGGTCCTCTCTCATGCTCCTGATTTAATAATCGACGATGGAGGAGACCTCACCGTTCTTGCACATGAAAAACATCCAGAATTTGAGAGGCTGATCGGTGGGTGTGAGGAAACAACAACTGGTGTCATGAGACTACGAGCTATGGAAAAAGATGGAGCACTTAAAATTCCGGTTATTGCTGTAAACGATACGCCAGCAAAGCGCCTTTTCGATAACAGATTTGGGACAGCAGAATCGACTTTGCAGGCGATAATGAGCATCACGAACACTCTGATTGCGGGCAAGTGTGTGGTGGTTGTAGGTTACGGATATGTAGGGAGAGGGATAGCTTCACGTGCAAGAGGGCTTGGAGCGAACGTCATTGTGGTGGAGACCGATCCTATCCGAGCACTCGAAGCCGCAATGGATGGATTTCGTGTTGGTAGCATGAAGGAAGCCGTGCGTGATGGGGACATTTTCATCACGGCAACTGGCAACGTCAATGTGATACGCCCAGAGCATATGCAAAAAATGAGAGACGGTGCCATCCTCGCGAATGCTGGCCACTTCAATGTGGAAATAGATCTGAAGGGACTGGAAAAGCTGGCCACTTCCGAACGAGAAATCATCGAGGACGTAAAGGAATTCAAGCTTAGGAACGGAAAACGTTTATATCTTCTCACGGAGGGGCGTCTAGTCAATCTGGCGGGTAAGCGCTCACTTGGGCATCCGATAGAAATAATGGATATGAGCTTCTCGCTTCAGGCTTTGTGCACAGTATATCTGGCCAAACACGGTACAGAGCTGGAACCCAAGGTTTATCAAGTGCCTGAAGAGATAGACAAGAAAGTTGCAAAATTAAAACTCCGTTCTCTCAAAATCAAAATGGAAAAGCTCACCGCTGAACAAAAGAACTACTTGAAATCTTGGAAATTCGGAACATGA
- a CDS encoding amidohydrolase family protein, which produces MESILIKNVQIVTCNPRNEVFRGDILIEENRIAKLGDVREKTDYVINGKRKVALPGFINAHTHLAMTLFRGIADDMELMSWLTEKIWPLEMKLKRDDVYWGALLGCVEMIKSGTTCFVDQYFFMDAVAKAIEETGMRGFISHGIIDLGDEEKREKDIREAVRIVKDFHGKADGRILTMFGPHAPYSCSRECLLEIKDLARKFKVGIMIHLAESEKDVQNTISFQGEKPIEFLQNIGFLGPEILAAHCVQVSKEEAETLKKNDVKVAHNPQSNLKLASGIAPIWDFIKRGITVAIGTDGAASNNNLDMFEEIRTCSLLAKVKAGNPTVVDAMTALRIGTINGAKAVGLEREIGSIEIGKKADIILVDLRKPHLTPLHNVVSNLVYSASGCDVCTVIVNGRIIMEDRHILTVDEEQVIEKAQQVAEDLVSR; this is translated from the coding sequence TTGGAAAGCATTCTAATCAAAAACGTCCAAATTGTCACATGCAATCCAAGAAACGAGGTCTTCCGAGGAGACATATTGATCGAAGAAAATCGGATAGCAAAACTAGGAGATGTTAGGGAGAAGACTGACTATGTGATTAACGGAAAAAGAAAAGTCGCACTCCCGGGCTTCATAAATGCACACACTCATCTTGCAATGACGCTCTTCCGCGGAATAGCCGATGACATGGAGCTGATGAGCTGGTTAACGGAAAAAATCTGGCCACTCGAAATGAAGCTCAAAAGAGACGATGTTTATTGGGGAGCTCTTCTTGGCTGTGTCGAAATGATAAAGAGTGGTACTACTTGCTTCGTGGATCAGTATTTCTTCATGGATGCTGTTGCGAAAGCAATCGAGGAAACGGGAATGAGGGGCTTCATCTCTCATGGAATCATTGACTTGGGAGATGAAGAAAAAAGGGAAAAAGATATCAGAGAAGCCGTCAGAATTGTAAAAGATTTTCACGGCAAAGCCGATGGAAGAATTCTAACGATGTTTGGACCACATGCTCCTTACTCATGTTCGAGAGAGTGCCTCTTGGAGATCAAGGATTTAGCTAGAAAGTTCAAAGTCGGAATAATGATTCACCTCGCAGAGAGCGAGAAAGACGTTCAAAATACCATTTCGTTTCAAGGGGAGAAGCCGATAGAATTTCTACAAAACATCGGTTTTCTCGGTCCCGAGATACTGGCTGCACACTGTGTTCAAGTAAGCAAAGAAGAGGCGGAGACTCTAAAGAAAAATGACGTAAAGGTGGCACACAATCCCCAAAGTAACCTCAAACTGGCTTCTGGAATTGCTCCTATCTGGGACTTTATCAAAAGAGGGATCACGGTGGCGATAGGAACTGACGGTGCTGCAAGCAACAACAACCTTGACATGTTTGAGGAGATCAGAACCTGTAGCTTGCTGGCCAAGGTTAAAGCTGGAAACCCAACGGTTGTGGATGCGATGACAGCTTTAAGAATTGGAACCATAAACGGCGCAAAAGCGGTCGGGCTTGAAAGAGAAATCGGATCCATAGAAATTGGGAAAAAAGCTGATATTATTCTCGTTGATCTTAGAAAACCTCACCTCACACCGCTACATAACGTTGTTTCTAATTTGGTTTACTCAGCAAGTGGCTGCGATGTGTGCACAGTCATCGTCAACGGCAGAATCATTATGGAAGATAGACACATATTGACGGTCGATGAAGAACAAGTAATCGAAAAGGCACAGCAGGTTGCTGAAGATCTGGTGAGCAGATGA
- a CDS encoding DJ-1/PfpI family protein, translating into MKNWMKALLIIAPKDFRDEELFHTKEVLEKSGIVTKIASTKKGEAKGMLGGKATAELTIEEVKVEDYDAVIFVGGSGSSIYFSNKHALSIAKEAFSAGKVVGAICIAPVILANAGILKGRRATVWDGDFVKMLEAGGAKYTGKNVEVDGKIVTANGPHAAREFGKKIAELLR; encoded by the coding sequence ATGAAAAATTGGATGAAAGCCCTGTTGATAATCGCTCCAAAGGATTTTCGCGACGAAGAGCTTTTCCATACCAAAGAGGTTCTTGAAAAATCCGGAATAGTGACTAAAATCGCCAGTACGAAGAAGGGGGAAGCAAAAGGGATGCTCGGCGGAAAAGCAACGGCCGAGCTGACCATTGAGGAAGTGAAGGTCGAAGATTACGATGCTGTGATATTTGTCGGGGGAAGTGGCTCTTCCATTTACTTCTCCAACAAACATGCACTGAGCATAGCAAAGGAAGCTTTTTCCGCCGGTAAAGTTGTTGGAGCAATATGTATAGCACCGGTGATACTGGCTAACGCTGGAATTCTCAAGGGTAGGCGGGCGACCGTCTGGGATGGAGATTTCGTCAAAATGCTTGAAGCCGGTGGAGCAAAGTATACGGGAAAAAATGTCGAAGTAGACGGAAAAATCGTTACTGCTAATGGTCCACACGCAGCAAGAGAATTCGGTAAGAAAATCGCAGAACTGTTGAGGTGA